The Trichosurus vulpecula isolate mTriVul1 chromosome 4, mTriVul1.pri, whole genome shotgun sequence genome contains a region encoding:
- the LOC118848506 gene encoding 14-3-3 protein zeta/delta-like yields the protein MAACMKSVTEQGVELSNEERNLLSVAYKNVVGARRSSWRVVSSIEQKTEGAEKKQQMAREYREKIETELRDICNDVLSLLEKFLIPNASQAESKVFYLKMKGDYYRYLAEVAAGDDKKGIVDQSQQAYQEAFEISKKEMQPTHPIRLGLALNFSVFYYEILNSPEKACSLAKTAFDEAIAELDTLSEESYKDSTLIMQLLRDNLTLWTSDTQGDEAEAGEGGEN from the coding sequence ATGGCAGCCTGCATGAAGTCTGTAACTGAGCAAGGAGTTGAATTatccaatgaggagaggaatctTCTCTCTGTTGCTTACAAAAATGTTGTAGGGGCCCGAAGGTCATCTTGGAGGGTTGTTTCAAGTATTGAGCAAAAGACGGAAGGTGCTGAGAAAAAACAGCAGATGGCCCGAGAATAcagagagaaaattgagaccGAACTAAGAGATATCTGCAATGATGTACTGTCTCTATTGGAAAAGTTCTTGATTCCTAATGCTTCACAAGCAGAAAGCAAAGTtttctatttgaaaatgaaaggagactaCTACCGTTATTTGGCTGAGGTTGCTGCTGGTGATGACAAGAAAGGAATAGTGGATCAATCACAACAGGCATATCAAGAAGCATTTGAAATCAGCAAAAAGGAGATGCAACCAACGCATCCTATTAGATTGGGTCTGGCTTTGAACTTCTCTGTGTTCTATTATGAGATCCTGAACTCTCCAGAGAAAGCCTGCTCCCTTGCAAAGACAGCTTTTGATGAAGCCATTGCTGAACTTGATACATTAAGTGAAGAATCATACAAAGACAGCACACTAATAATGCAGTTACTGAGAGACAACTTGACATTGTGGACATCGGACACCCAAGGAgatgaagctgaagcaggagaaggaggggagaattaA